The segment TATTCTAGCTCTTTAAGGCTCCATTTGAGATTCTAAAGAGAATCCTCAATTGCAGCTGGTATACAATGGTATTCTAAATATAGGCATTATAAATTTGTACATACTTCAATAAAGCAAACTGATGCCCCTGTGAACACAAATGTTGTCTTTTGCACTTCAGGTAAAAACACACTGATATCACATTCAAGCTTTCAAACACTTATGAATAATAAGCCTCAGGAGAATGAAAGGAagaaatgaaaggaagaaaaacacaacTAATGCCTTGATCACACAAAGCTAAATGAACTCACAGGTGGTACCACCTCTCCTCTCCCAAAAAACAGAGGGCAAATTACATTCTGCTCATACAGCTCTACTACAGTCCACAGTAGTTACACAACTGAAAATTCCACTACCTTACCTGGTAAATGTGAGTTTCACTTGTAGCATCTACAGTTTCATGAAGTTTGGGCATGTAAACTTTAATATCTTTTCCACCAAAAGCTCTACAACATTCTGCAAGGTCCTGACTGGCCTCAGGTGGTCCATGGACAATCACCAGCTGTCTTGGTTTCATTtggttaataatttttttaattgagtcCCCATCTGAACGTCCTTCATAGTCAATGTATGTAACTCTGGCTCTAGTTTGAATAAAAAACCCAGCAATAATATGTTTTAgtttaaaagaataaaacttTGAGTGCTCCAAAACACtttaagatatttttaaattattatacaTCAACAAAAGCTGTCAGCACAAGGTATATTAGGGATCTGTAGAATACAGTTGTCAAATATTAGCATGTGTGTATTTAACACTACATTCACAAAATTAACTTATGTACTTAtccaaaaaataaattctccATGAAATAAGCATATTTGAATATGTTATCCTTTCAACAAAACATACTTAATATCTGTGCTAATGTACTATTATATAATTTCTTATATCTTTTCCAGTTGTCTCCATAAGACAGGAAATacaccaattttttttaagagtggGGAACCATGTCTCTTCTGTGCTCCCAGAAAGACTAGTAAAATACAACTTaggttgggggaaaaaaataaacaaaaatcaagTCCCTTCCCCCTTTCTTAAATCCAAGCTAGCCTTTTACCCAATTTGCACTGTACCCATGCCAGTGCTCTAGGATTGAGAAGAACAAAGTCACTCACTTAATTTCCATGGATTCTGTTGCAGAAATACATTTGGTAGGAACATCTGATAAATCCTGGTCCATAGGCTCCTCTCCATTTGTCAAACCAGACTctaatttgcttttttcttcttctgttgctTGAAGCTCTGGAACTAGAAAATCCTCAGGTCTAAAGAATGAAAGGTATTTTGCTTTTTAGAGTAAAACCAAAGCACTACCtaatataaaaacaaacagtGCTGATTATTACTACTAATATTTTTTGTAACTGTTATTGCCAGCAATTTTACTACACCTGCCAAATATTTCCATACTTGAACAGAGCTGATTTGGAAAAGATGACCTTCCCATCTTAAAAAAGAACTTGAGTAACTTAGGAAATACTAGCAAATTGAGGATTTCTAGCAAGTATTCCTTATGCAAAGCCACCAAATTCAGTGAATTTTGTTAGGATGGACATTGTTTTCTCACATCACAAATTTAACATTAAGTTaaatttaaagcagaaaaagtcaggttaaaagaatttaaaatcttCTATctcaaaagattaaaaaaaaaaaaacctggagtGAAAAGGTCAAGGATCAGCACTCTGCAGCTTCAATCCTTATCATAAGCTTTGTCTAATACTTAACAGTTTGAAGAGCATATAGCAATGCTGCAAAAGAGACAAAATGGTGAATTTAATTCCTCCTAGTTTTTGATTATTTCATAGCTACTATGTTAGTATACATTACCACCACATACTTGATAATTTCACCATATTCATCCCATTTAATTCTTTCTTCAGGAGCTGGAAACATTGGGTAAGATTTTTTTGCCTGTTTGAAGAAGCTTCCTTTCCGGCTACCTTCACCTTTCATCATCAAATCATGTTTGGTCTTATGTAAAGTTGGCTGATCAATATCCTCTTCAGCATCACTCTCATCACTGGAATCAATATCTGCCCTGAAATGACATTCCAAAAACACCTAGCACTTCTTTTTGTTCTTCAGGTTTCATATTACATAAACACACTGACTAGAAAATAACAGTTGACATAACACTAACCAAGGCCAAGGGCAGTTTACGTATTTGAGAAAGAGCTCACAGTCAAATGGCAGATGAAACTGGGTCTATCAGGACAACAGATTAAAGACAGCCACTCCTGACTCCTCAGGGCCCTCAGACAAGGCTACTGAAACTCTAACTCTCATTTAGGCCTGACAAGAGTTGGAGGAGCAGAATAATCACACAGAAATCTCAACTCTGACCATAACACCAGAATGAGCAAACATACTTACTCTTTAGACTGCTCTAACTTCTTAGCTGCCTCTTTCtttagtttttccttttctaggTATTCTTcaagttcttttccttccaACTTGACACGTTTTCTCAACTGCAGATGGAATTAAAATGAATGTTATTGTGAGTAGCTGACACAACTTTAATACTTGTCCTATATGCTGCTGACAAGAATATTTGTCCTTGGGCACCAAGGGCAAGTATAAATTGTATGTCACATACAAAACAAGACTATAGCAAAAATGTGGTACCTTGGCATCATGATAGTGTCAATTTGTACAGTCTACTTTAAATTAAagcatttctaaaaatattaaaatcaatTAAGCTTTCCAAAAATAAGTGAAGGCAAATAATCTTAGATGAGCAgtgtttttttagtttttctatCATTAACATCAAACCAGAAGAACCTACAAAAGTCATACTAACTGGCAAAATAATGGTagattttgtttcttgttttctgaGTACAGCTCACTCTGAATAAATTGAATTCTAGTAATAATCTAATACTATAATTCAATTATTTCCATCCAAATAAAGCTGCATCATCAGTATTGAAATTTTCACTGCAACCACAGGGGACTTCCATAAATTAACAACGTGCACCAGAAGGAAGTAGACACAGGTGTAGAGattattaaaaacaatttgAAAGCATGAATAGCAATTAATTATCTCCTAATTTCCAGCATTTGCTTATCCTTCTAATCCTGTTGggatatattatattaatttgaCTTGATTCTCCTCTCACCCAAACCGGGAGAATTTTCCAGCAAGACTAACCCATCATATGTGGTAATCTGTACAGCAGCTGCAAGCAGACTTTTTTCTATTATAATAGAAACACAAAGGAACAAGTTGTCtaagaataaatatttaaaaggagCTTCATGCTCAGCTCTATTAATTTTGCCATGCcgtgaaaaagcattttgcagttCTCAGTAGGAGACCTATTTTTATGTAAATTTAGCCACAATCTGATAAATATGCAACATACTGATTTCAGGTTTCTCACCACCACTAGAAGCATTTCCAGAAGATCAAAAGGGAAATTATGTTCAGTTTTGCCCACAGGACTCCAGATGGCCCACAGTAAAAACCTGGAGTAATAGAAACAACTCTTACCTCAATATCTATAACTTTTTCAGAAGGATTATCAATCAGGAATCGTGCTAATGTTCCAGGTGTAGTGCGATAAGTTAAAATTATGGAGTTTTTGGAATCCTGGCACCACTGAATGAAAAGATCTCTAGAAAACCCACACTCCAAGTCAGGCTGACTTGCAAGAACAACTTTTGGACTAGGCACTCGAGCCAGATCAGACAGACTGTGACATAAGGAGAGATGGCGGAACTGAAAAGGGTTGTTTCTCTTGTCTTCAAAGCACCTCATCAACTTGTCACTCATCCATTCAACCTAAAATACATATCAGAGAAAGTTATCTACACAAATACAAGTTGTTCAACAGTACAAGCTTCATATGAAGTACAGGATGCAATATGCCCATGATTACTTCAGTATTTCCCAGCAGGTGAAGAAATAATGTTGAGCATAACCAACACTGAAACAAGTACTTTAAGTTCTCTTTTACAACTATAAACTATAATAACAAGTCTTATTGTAAAGCCAGAAATCAGTATCAAGAAACATGCCCACTGTCACAAGTGGACAGTGTGTTACTTGATCAAAAGAGCTGAGACACAAACATGCACTACAGAATAAGGACATTCCCCCAGTATTTGGCCATTTTTtaccattaaaaagaaaagcttttgcaTAAATGTTCCTTTACTCTTCATAACTggattttaaaatcaaaacaaacctgtGATTTAGAGAATTCCACTACATTATAGCTGACATTATTCAAAAGTGCAAGAGAGTAGACTCCTAATCCTGCATCTTTTGTTCTCCAGATCTGATCAAGAAGCTGAGCAAGTTCCAGAACTCTGCCTGCTGTATCCACGGCTATTAATACATTTCCATCACCTCGTAATGTCTCCAAAACATTAGCTAGgaagaattaaaacaaaacaaaagcctaCTTATACTTTGAACCAAAGTTAGAAGGTTTGTGCTGTggcttggaatttttttttgttataccAGACTAACAATCATATTCAAAAGTATactgaacacagaaacaaaTGAAACTTCAAAAGAGATCCAAATCCACACTCTCACCAAAAACTAAAGGGAGCTGGAGTTTTCTCAGTAGCTCTGAAGATCTCTCTGCCTtggtatttctttcttttgtttgtttctttttggtttttttaattaaaaaccaacagaaaatggagtttaaaaaagaaagtgcTGAGGAAGGTAATTTAAAAATCCCTGAGGAGATTTAAGGATTCTGGATAAAATACACTGTTTTCAAATATAGTTCATTGTTGTTAGGAAAACATTTAACTCACAGGATCAGTATCATCAGAAAAGAGTAATTCAAAACTTGTTACATTTTAATAAGGGTTCTTAAGTTTAAATGCTAATGAATTTCtcatagaaaaataatttatagtgTCTAATAAATCACATTACTGATATTTTTGAAGCTGAAACAATACATACTCAGCAGCTGTTCATccctctgcttcctcctgggTTGTACATAAGTAGCATTAAATGAATCTGTAATAAGCAATGAAGGCCTGCTCAACATTTCCAAGGAACATCCATTCAGATGGCtgtggaaaaaaggaaaaaatctcacttttttgcatttctattttacaagaaaaaataaagcagctAGATTCCAGATATCTGCATGTACAGAAACCAAACTACTCAGCTGCTGAATGCTTCCTGCTTCAaatttacaaataaataaaaaagaataaagaaaccCAGAGCTAATGCTTGCTTCAAACTGATTAATCTGGATGCAAATGAAATTAGTGGTCTTATTAGAACTGGAAATGCACTTCTGCTTCCACACCTCTTTATCACCCACTAAATGATACACAGCTAACACAGCTAAGAACTATACATTACTATGTTGAACTTACATCTCCCTCTTGTGGTTGAAATCAACGGCATAAACAATTTCTTCCTCCCCATCCTTGACAATCTTCCAAATTGTGCCTCCTATCATGTGACCAGCTGGCAATGGTGTGATTGACAAACCATGTCCTTTGCCTACAAAGGTTTTCAGTATTTTAGGTAGATTACATATGAAAATCCATTATTCTGAACATGACATAGTAACTTTAAACAACTGAATACCCAAATTACTactgtgaaaaaaatcaaatgaagTATGAAAAACCAGTAAAATCTGTCCTTCCCGTCTAAGCAGTAAGTAATGTCAATATATTTTGCAATTCACTTTTATATttcctccagaaaaaaaaaaataaagcaaagatCACTTCTTCCCTCCACCTCCCACTGATACTCAGAGCCACTGTAACTACGGACATAAACAACagtaaattatataaaaaacaTATCACAAGAAAGGAAGCACAATGATGAAAGCCAGGTTCTTCTCTGGGGCAACACTAAATGTTTACTGTATCACTCACTTTTGAGGTACCTAGGAACACTTATATAAATTACACAATCTGGAAGCTTTCCAGAATGACAAACACAAGTTAAACCATAGCAGAAAAGGTGCTGCAGTCAGGGATGAGAGAACTTTTCAGCACCTGATGCATTTTTCAAATGCACTGTTGCTCCCTTGTCATTGATACCAGCCCAAATGTTTGTCAGATTAAAACGAGACCACCCACAACCATTACTCACTGACTCTGCTTCATTAAATGCATggtaataattaataattaaacaTATATTATCTTCTTAAAAGCCTCCATCAAGTCTTTCCAAATCACCtccattaaatataaaataagttAGTTGTTTTAAACGGTTGTATGATAAAATTGCTCTTTAGATGTAAAAATTGCCAGGGCAGACATAGCCTTGCTACAACTGTCTCAAAAAGGGGCCAACAGTCTTTCAAGGACAACATCCTCTTTCTATTTTCCAAATAAGAAGGCAAGTATTTTGGCACACTATTCATGAACCTGTCAAATAGTGCACTTCAGAGACAAACTGCTGGTGGTCAGCCTGTATGTGTCTCTGTTCAAGaagagtttttattttattctgatcTTTGCATTCAACACGAGTGGAAAGCTGCTGATTGTCACAGGTGCCAGCAATACACTACCCTGCTTATGATCTGAGTCACTGAAGATCTCCCCATTAAACCATGCACATGCTGTAACTTCATCTCTGTAACCTGCTCTACAAAGCTTTCCCTTGTGTTATTGTTATGGAGAGTTCTGAGGTACCTGCTGCTAGAGGTAAGTAAACACTTTTAACAGACATCAGTAAATTCCAAGAGAAGTTACAAAAACacaaaagagaaacaaacaTCTAAACATTGTTTGGCATGACCTCCCCCTCATTAAGTGAAAATTCTATCCATTTCTAGATACAATTGCAATTGACACAGACTGACATGAGGCTAAGGAATAAGCACTGCAAAACACACAGTATTTCAAAACTCATTCCCTTTAGCGGGGTTTCTTTAACTCTTAACTGCTCTGTTGCCTTTCACTAATAGTAATGTCTTGAGGCTTTGGTGACAACTTTACCTTTTAAGTTCACAATCTGAGAAAACTTCAGCTGTTGTATCTTATCAAAGGCTGCATCTACATCATCCAATGTAAAGAGTGTGAAATCTTCAGTATTATGGCGGgactaaaacaaacaaagaggTACAGAGCATTCAAACACTCCACCATGTCAAAGATGTTGGGGATGAAAGCACCAACTCAAACATACCTGGTAGAGATCATACATAAACATCTGCCCCATTTTATACACAGGAATAGTGGCATAAATGGCACAATTCAATCCCATTTTTCCAACTGCATATGGAAGGGCACCAAGGTGTAGAGGATCAGGGTGGGAAAGAAGAACAGCATCAACCTGGTGTACATGCCTATAAAGAGAGGGCCAACAAAAGCCATTGAAAGGAGCTCTGCATGGTTGTGTCCATCTCCTGCTAGGGCTGTTTTTAGAAAACATACACAGTCTGAATGCTAAACAACGAATTGACAGTTTTCAAAATCATAATTAAAACTTACAGGTGTTTCCTAATGTTCAAGTACTTAAAAACACAAGTAACTTCAGAAAACATAACTTTTAAGATCTGAAGAAGTAAGTTTCACATCAAACTCCTGATGAGAAAAACCTTAGTATATAAGTGGACACCAGAAAGTAAATTAACTGAGGGACCAGGAATATTATCAGCACAGATGTGCCACAAATTGCTTATACACCCCAAAACAGACCACAACTTTTCTTCTGATGAGAGTGACCAAGTAACAGGACCAAAGACACAACAATCCTTAAACTGATAAAGATCAaatcaaaatatatttctttaaatatagaaaatatCAAACATATCATTTAAGTAGCACATCAGTTTGtgacattttattaaaaacttttttttttccttgcaaagtGTTGCATAAAATTAGAACTCAGACTAAAACTCTTCTACATATCATAACTAAAAAACTTGAGGGCATAAAACACATGTAACAAATGAAAATACAAGCTGAACTGACAGCTTTTTGTTCCCTTGCATAGTAAGTGGGGCACACAGCCATTCTTCTCGAGGGCTGTTATGAAAAAGGGAATTTTATCTAATTGCTTCTTAGATAAGACACTTGAAAAATTTTATACATTATCCTCAGTACCTAACAATCCTCACTGAAAAGATTTCAAACACCACAAGTGTGTCAATGCTACAAAACTGTAACAAAAAGCGCAGTTCCTCTCCCAAATTTCCATGTTTCAGTCCCCATGCAACCAGCACAGCTCCTTGCTGTACACCTGAAGAAGTTCAGTATTTTGAAGAAGTTCACAGATTTTGgcttggagggtttttttccctttgcaggGCTGGTGTCCTGACAGAAGGTGTTTTCCTGACAGTCTGTTCAAACTGAAACAAGACCCAAGAGTTGAAATGCTTTGTCTTCAGCCTACTTGCAGGAAGGCTTCCTTTCCTATTAAAAACTTAGCTAACTATTCCAAATTAGCTGAGAGTCAAGGTCAGTCTCCCCTAAACTGTGTCACATTTATGACAACAAAACAAATCATCCAAGCCAAAacaaaaactgaattttttgaAGTTAGAGAATTACAGTTAAGAGACACAACTCACTGGactgacaagaaaaaaaatcccaagtttTTGCATGAAATGTTTCAGCAGTGTGAGTCCCTTCACGTGAAAtatacacaaaacaaaacaaattaacaaTTCTGCATTTAGCAACACCATACATTATACCACTGCATGGAATTTTGAAAACTTTCAAGACAGACCAAACCCTATTTTAAAATTAGGTGTATGAACTGAACTACTTACTTCCTCAGAGAATCAATAATATCCATAGAAAAGTTTTCATCCCAGCCACAGTCCAAAAGAAAACGAAACTCATCTACTTGCAAAAGATAGCAGAGGGCAGATTCCTCCTGCACCCCCGAGAGCGTAGTCAACTTGATAATCGAtgtcattttcctctccaagtGTTTAATCTCCAAAAGAACTAATCTGAATGGGGGACAAAATGTTTCGTTGACTGACAcaaagaaaaatcccatttaCTGAGATCTAGCTTCACATATTCCTAAAAATACGCAGGCTAAGGGTGTTAATACTGTTCAATACAGCTGCTCGATACCAATTAAGTCTCAGATATTAACATTCTACTCTTGCAGGTCTTATCAGAAAGAGGTGCGGTTAATTTTCCACAAAATAcattaagaataatttttttaagaatcCCTAGGAGCAGCGCAGTTAACAGCAGCTCCACGGAGCTGGATGGGGGCACCCAGAGAAGGCACATCCAGGGCCGCGACCCCTCAAACCCAGGGCCCGCCCGACCAGGGCAGagcgcggggcgggccgggggctccGGGCTCCAGCGCCCCACCGGGCCCGGGCCTGGCGCCCCAGCCTGGCCTCTCGCCGGGCGGGGACGGGGTCACGGGGGCGAACCCTGCGCCCACTCCAGTCCGAGACGAGGAGAacaaggggaagaggaggatgatGTGAAAGAGCCGATACCTGCGCCctcaaccacccccagcccgcGCCGCGCTCGCCGCCATCTTGCGGGAGGCGGCGAGGAGGGGCAGCCGGCGGAAGCGGAGCGGGCGGCACCACCGCGAGCCCGCCGGGGGGAGGGCGCTCCTCCCCCGCCGCTGCGCCGCCCGTGGTCTCGGCCGGCCCGCCCGTTCCCGGTGCCCTTGGCGCGGCCGCTGCGGGGCCCGGTGCTGGCGGAGCGGCGGTAatggcggggccgggagcggggccgggagcggggccggtcGGACCTCCCTGGGAGCGCCTTCCCCTGTCTCCTACCCCTGTCCCCTACCCCTTCGGCCGGGGCAcggcggcgggcgggagcgCCCCTCGGCGCTGTTGCTGCTGGAGGGGCGGTCGGGTCCCGGGCGGCTCAGCCGGGGGTGCTGCGGCCGTGTCCCGTGCCagcggccgggcccgggggtcccgcgggGGCTGCCTGACAGACTGCGCTGTATCGCGTGTGAGCCCCTGGTCTGGAAGGCTTtggttgggttggaaaggattGCTGGGCCTCGTTAGTGCGGAGAAGAGAAGAATGCGGGGGGGTCTCGTCAATGCCTGTAAATACCTCAAAGGCGGGTGGCAGACTCTCCATTGGTGCCCACCAACGGGACAAGGAGCAGTGCCCGTAAACTAAAACACAAGTTCGGCCTCAAGATGAGGAAAGACTCCTATAAATTGGGGGTGACAGAGCACTGCAACAGCTCTGTcgtggagtctccctctctggagacattcaaaaaCCACCTGGATGTGTTCCTGTGTTATCTGATGCATGatcctgccttggcagggaggTTTGACTGGATGATCTCAAGAAGTCCATCCCAGCGGTCATAATTctatcattctgtgattttagaAATGTTCTTCCTTATTTCAGAAATGTCCTTTCTCATCTGTCACCTCCCCACTAAATATACAACTTGTCTTTGGGACTTGACACAGATAATAAAGTGTCCTTCTACAGGAGTTTAGGCTATGGAAGTGTTCCTAATGTTTTACAGAGCAACATACTTCTGTAGAGTTGCTTTAATGAGTAAATTAAAGAGATGTTCTATTTCTGTCCTGTTTTAAGATGAAATCCTTTTTCCCAGGGTCAACAGTTAGGATTATTTCTAAAAAACTCAGGTATGGGTTTGAGAGCAGCATGTGTCTCCTAGGGAGTGTTTGATAGCCCTCACGTGTATTATGTCATTGCACAATCCTAATAAGTGAGAGTAAAGGTGCCAAGCATGCAACAGTTTCCAAGTGCAGATTTATTAGTACCTCTTACCTTTTatgcttttctttccagcaGTCATGGTGAATTTCGCCCAAGCCGTGCGTGAACACTGGGTTCACATCCTGGTTCCCTTAGGATTTGTGATTGGATGCTATTTGGACAGATGGAATGATGAAAGATTGTCTGCCTTCAGAAACAAGAGCTTATTATATAAAAGGTCTGCTTTATGATGCCTCTTCTATACACATATAGTTATTTTTCAAAGTGCTTCTCAGTTCTTTTTTAGTTGTGAATGTAAccaaaaaaggggaagaaaggcCTAAAAAATATCAAGCATTCATGAAGTGTTCTATGTCAGTAATACCTTCTGAAAATGGAATCTTTAGGAGCTATCTTCATGAAAGAAAGGGTCATTAGCTACTGTCAAGTTCTTGGTCATGAAATACGGAAGCTATTATTTTGACTATAACTTCACCAGGAAACACGGTGCTTGAGTTTTAATTTTCCctcttaaatttaaaattatcacAGTGCTTCTTAACCAAATACTTCTCATAAATGCATGgtacttaaaaataattacCAAGTTCTTGAAATTTAACATACATGCTGCTATATCTTCACTGAATGATGTGATTATATGCACTGATCAGTTTGGGTTTCCTGGCTCTGACTCCTCAGGGAGTATTTACATCAGAGAACTTCAGGCATTGACTCATCTGTGTCAGTTCTAATTCTGTATTAGATCATCAGGTTAACAaaagaagagggggaaaaaatcatgtTGCATAAACACTGATAGTAggagtgctgtcagtttgccagTGGATTTTTCTTCCAACTCTGGCCTCACCTAAATTAATTTTGAGTAAGAAAGAAAGCTTTTGACATAATCTACCCCACGGGTACATTAGCACTTACCTTAATGTATTTGTTAGTGAAGTTGGGCTGCTGTGTCAGCATCTTGTAAAAATCCCTTCTTCTTACACACCTCTCCACTAAAGCAATGAATTATTATATTTAAAAGAAGTagaatttttcattttggatCCAATTAAAAGTCTGTTAACTCCTTAGAAGTCAGCTGTTCTGTGCTTCCATTTAAATGAATGGGAATTCAGAGGACTCAATCCCTTGAAGCTTTTGAAAGAAACAAGGCAGTTTATCAGTATGGAAAGATTTTTAACTGACTGCAATTGCGAGGAAAGTTAAATTTTTACATAAATCTCAGAATGAAGGTATTGTTGAATATAAACTAATACAAATAAGTAcatttattaataattattcTAGAAAGAAAGATACTAATTTTAGTCTCTTCCctcttggtttttgttttcttttgtacaGGGAGTTGAAGCCTGGTGAAGAAGCAACATGGAGATAAAAGCTGATGATGAAAAGGAAGACATTTTTGTTTGATTCATCATCTTACCTTACATATTGAAAGAACAGGAATATGGATTTTACCCTGAGAGGATACTACAGTAAAGGACATCTGCAATTCATCAGTGCTAGTTTAATTTCTGGTGTTACTTTTTGAAGTTGATTTAATTACATGACTGATATGTGTTCAGGAATTCCATTAGTCCATAAGCATTGAGaaaattttctttcctgctcTGGATGGGAGAGGAAGAACTATAGAATAAACTATGCAAAAATCATTTATGTTGTTATTGTTGTGTATGGTGTGGAGTCCACGTGTTTATAGCTATTTCATTCCACAAACCCAGAGTGTGCTGACAGCTGCTGACCCTGCTTACGTTTCTTCCTGGCTTTCCTCTGTAGGCTTCTTTGGAGCGGTGGTTAAGCAGTTACTGCGGCTTG is part of the Passer domesticus isolate bPasDom1 chromosome 6, bPasDom1.hap1, whole genome shotgun sequence genome and harbors:
- the CPSF2 gene encoding cleavage and polyadenylation specificity factor subunit 2, giving the protein MTSIIKLTTLSGVQEESALCYLLQVDEFRFLLDCGWDENFSMDIIDSLRKHVHQVDAVLLSHPDPLHLGALPYAVGKMGLNCAIYATIPVYKMGQMFMYDLYQSRHNTEDFTLFTLDDVDAAFDKIQQLKFSQIVNLKGKGHGLSITPLPAGHMIGGTIWKIVKDGEEEIVYAVDFNHKREIHLNGCSLEMLSRPSLLITDSFNATYVQPRRKQRDEQLLTNVLETLRGDGNVLIAVDTAGRVLELAQLLDQIWRTKDAGLGVYSLALLNNVSYNVVEFSKSQVEWMSDKLMRCFEDKRNNPFQFRHLSLCHSLSDLARVPSPKVVLASQPDLECGFSRDLFIQWCQDSKNSIILTYRTTPGTLARFLIDNPSEKVIDIELRKRVKLEGKELEEYLEKEKLKKEAAKKLEQSKEADIDSSDESDAEEDIDQPTLHKTKHDLMMKGEGSRKGSFFKQAKKSYPMFPAPEERIKWDEYGEIIKPEDFLVPELQATEEEKSKLESGLTNGEEPMDQDLSDVPTKCISATESMEIKARVTYIDYEGRSDGDSIKKIINQMKPRQLVIVHGPPEASQDLAECCRAFGGKDIKVYMPKLHETVDATSETHIYQVRLKDSLVSSLQFCKAKDAELAWIDGVLDMRVSKVDTGVILEEGELREDEDLEMQVDVPSSDSSVIAQQKAMKSLFGDDDKEMCEESEIIPTLEPLPPHEVLGHQSVFMNEPRLSDFKQVLLREGIQAEFVGGVLVCNNLVAVRRTETGRIGLEGCLCQDFYRIRDLLYEQYAIV
- the NDUFB1 gene encoding NADH dehydrogenase [ubiquinone] 1 beta subcomplex subunit 1, with the translated sequence MVNFAQAVREHWVHILVPLGFVIGCYLDRWNDERLSAFRNKSLLYKRELKPGEEATWR